The following nucleotide sequence is from Prosthecobacter sp..
TGGCGAACTGCTGCAAGCGAAGCTCACCGAGGTGCTGCGCGCGGTGGATGCGCGGTGGTTGCAGAAGACGGAGGCGGTTCCGGTGCATTCGGCCATGCTGGAGGTGCAGCAAAAAGATGGCGCGCTCGTTTTAGAAAAACCTTCCTGTCCCACAGCGCCGAAGTTCTGGAAATGGCGTGATTTCGCCTGGCCGGAGCCGGATGAGATGGAGCAGGAGAGCGATGACGAATGGCGCATGCTGGCCTGGCAGGCGGCGATTTGCGGCGTGTCGCTGCTGGCGGGTTATTTGGCCGAACGCTTTTCCTCGGGACCGGCGTGGGTGCCGCAGAGCTTGTTCGCGATTGCGCTGGTCTCCGGCGGCTGGGACGCGGCGAAGGATGCGTGGGAGAATCTGCTCGAACGTCGTCTTGATGTGCATTTCCTGATGCTGGCCGTCGCTTTGGGTGCGGTGGCGATCGGGGCGTGGGAGGAAGGGGCGCTGCTGCTGTTCCTTTTCTCGACTTCAGGGGCGCTGGAGCATTTTGTGATGTATCGCACCCATCGGGAGATCAATGCGCTGACCAAATCGGCGCCCAAGATGGCGCATGTGCTGCTGCCGGATGGCACGACGGAAGATCGCGGCGTGCAGGGCCTGCGCGTGGGCGATGTGATCGTGGTGAAACCAGATGAGCTGTTCGCAGTGGATGGCACGGTAATTTCAGGCTCGACGGCGGCGGATGAATCGACGCTGACAGGCGAAGCGGTGCCGATCACGAAGGAAACGGGCGCTTCGATCTACGGCGGCACGTTGAACCAGTGGGGCATGGTGCAGGTGCGGGTGGACCGCCCGGCGACGCAGAGTGCGCTGGCGAAGATCATCACGCTGATCCAAACAGCCCAGCATCTCCGCGCCCCCTCGCAACGCTTCACGGATCGTTTTGGCACGCGCTACACGATTTTGACGCTCAGTATCGTGGCGCTGATGTTTTTTGTATGGTGGCTCGGTTTTGGCATCCCGCCGTTTGAGAACACGGTGGTGTCGAAGTCGTCGTTTTATCGGGCGATGACGTTGCTGGTCGTCATGAGCCCGTGCGCACTGGTGTTGTCGATTCCCTCGGCGATTCTGGCCGCGATTGCGTGGGGGGCGCGGCGTGGCGTGTTGTTCCGCGGTGGTGCGGCAATTGAAAAACTGGCGGAAGTCGATGTCATCGCGATGGACAAGACTGGGACGCTCACCGAGGGCGAATTGAAGGTCGCGAAAATCGAAAGCTTCCCTGCTGGCCGCGAAAACGACGTTTTGCGCATCGCGGTGAGTTTGGAGGCGAACTCGAATCATCCCATCGCACGGGCGATCACGCGACACGGGCAGGCGCAGGGCATCGCGGCGGAAAAACTGGCCGAATTTCAGTCTATCGCCGGTCAGGGCCTGCGTGGACGCACGGCGGGCGGCCTGAGCTACGTGGGACGGCGTGAACTCGTCAAAGACAGCGCGCTGGGCGAGGTGCTGGCGCAGGTTCCCGATGCGCCGCTGGGTTTCAGCGAGGTGTGGGTGCTGCATGAGCAGATCGTGGGTCGTGTGCTGCTCAAAGACGAGATTCGGGCCGGCAGCCGCGCTGTTTTGGAACAACTGGCCGCCGAGGGCGTGCGCACGATCATGCTGACGGGTGACCGACGGGCGGCGGCCATCGAAGTGGGCGAAAAACTCGGCATCGCCGAGGTCCGTGCCGGTTTGCACCCGGAGGACAAAGTGGCCGTGATCCGCGAACTGACCCAGGCAGGCCGCAAAGTAGCCATGGTCGGCGATGGCGTGAACGACGCGCCGAGCCTGGCCGCCGCCTACGTCTCCGTGGCGATGGGGGCGCGGGGCAGCGACGCGGCGCTGGAGCAGAGCGATGTGGTTTTGATGCAGGACAAGATCGAGAAACTGCTCTCCGCAAGACGCATCAGCCAGCGGGCGCGGCGCATCATTCAACAGAACCTGATCATCTCCCTCGGCAGCGTGATCGTGATGGCCGTGGCGTCGCTGTTCGGCATCGTGCCGCTGACACTGGGCGTGCTAACCCATGAAGGCAGCACGGTGGTGGTGTGTTTGAACAGCCTGCGGCTGCTGTTTGAGAAAGAATGAGGCGGCGCTCATTTCTCATCGGCAAAACTCCGTGCTGGACGATTCCCGCCTTTTCTTCATAGAGTGATTAAATTCCCGGCATGCGCATCCTCTCCAAAGTCCTCTGGACCCTCGCTTTCCTCGTCGCCACCTTTCTCTGGATGGTGCTCTTTGAGCACGGATTCAGCATGAAAGGGCTGACCGAGGGGACGGGTGCGGAGTTGCGTGCGCTTGCCTCTTGGTTTGGCGGCGGGAAAAAATAGCCGTCGCCCCCACCTCATTCAACCCGTCAAGACCACCCCAGGATTATGATCGTTCAGGAAGCCGAACTCGACCCCAAGTATCAAGCCCTTTGGAAAAAAGCGCTCATCTCCGCCGAGCGGAAGAACTGGGAGTATGTCATCGACCAGGTGCTGCCCATCGTGACGGCCAATGTTGGCTTTATCGACGGCCGCAAGCTGCTGCGCAGTGCGGAAAGTGAAGCCACCGGTGGCAGTGGTGGCAAGAAGTTCAGCTTTGGCCTGGGTGGCTTTAAGCCCAATTCCAAAAAGGAGCCTGCGGAGCAGATTGCCGACATGGAAGAGAACATCTTCCGCAAGGATCCCTTCAACCTCAACGCAAACGAGCAACTGTACGACATCGCGATGAAGATGCACTTCCCGCAGCTCGCGGCCTTTGCGCTGGAAACCATTCGTGCGGGTCATCCCGAGAACACGAAGCACATGCACAAACTGGCGCAGCATTACATGGCGCACGAAGAGCCGGAAAAGGCCAGCGAGGTGTACCGGCTCATCGTCAAGGTCGATCCGCGTGACATGGACGCCATGAAGGGTGAAAAAGACGCCGCCGCCCGCACCTCCATCCTGCGCCAGGGCTGGGGCGTCGGGGGTGACTTCCGCAGTGCAATGAAAGATTCCGGCGAGGCCGCGAAACTTGAAATGCTCAACCGCCAGGGCATGACCCAGGAGCAGATGGAGCAGTTCCTTGCTGAAACCATCGAGCAATACAACGCCGACCAGACGGACATCGCCATCGTCAAGCGCATGTCCGACCTCTACGAGAAGCTCGGCCATATGGACGACGCGCTGATGTTCTACGATTACGCCCTCACGCTAAATCCAGGCGATGTCGCCCTCCAGCGCAAGGTCGAGATCCTTCGCGACAAGGTGCTGGACCATAAAATCGAGGAGTACGAACGCGAGATCGAGGCCAATCCTGGTGCCCCGGACATCGACGACAAACGTGCGCAGGTGACTGAAATCCGCCGCCAGCGCTCCAGCGTCGTCATTGGCGAGGCCAAAAGCCGCGTGGACCGCAATCCGACCGACAAAACGCTGCGTTATGAGCTGGGCCAGGCCTATTTCAACGCCGGCATGTACACCGAGGCAATTCCCGAACTGCAGCAGGCCAAGTCAAACCCGAACATGCGCATCAAGGCGATCCTCATGCTGGGTCGCTGCTTCGAGCGCAAGAACATGAACGACCTTGCCAAGACCTCGCTGATGGAGGCTTCCAAGGAGCTGGTCATCATGGACGCCATCAAAAAAGAAGTGCTCTACGAGCTGGCGCACGTGCTGGAGAAAATGGGCGACAAGACTGCAAGCCTGGAAGCGCTCAAAGAGATCTACAATGCGGATTATGGCTACAAGGATGTGGCGAAACGCGTGGAGTCCTCCTACTCTTAAGGCACACCTCCGAAAGGACGCTGATCACCTCATTCCGCTGTGCGGGATGAGGTGATTTCATTTCAGGGCAAATGGTACTGGAAAGCATGATCTCGTCCTCCATCATGCGCGCTGATGCCTGCTGAACTCCTTGCTGTTTCCCTGCCCGAACTTTGGGCCTCTTTTGTCCACGCCATGCCCGTCATCATGGGCCTGATTTTGATCGAAGGCCTGCTGTCAGTAGACAATGCGCTGGCCATCGCCGCAATGGCATCCCATCTGGATGAGAAACGCCGCAGCAAAGCGATGAACATCGGCTACATCGGCGCGTATGGTTTCCGGATTGTGGCGCTGCTGTTTGCCTCTTGGATCATCCACAACCACTGGGTGATGCTCATCGGTGCACTGTACCTTGTGTGGCTGATGTGCGCGCACTTCGCCGGGCAAAAGGACATCGGAGAAGACGAGGGCGAGGCGGTAAACGTGCACCATCGAACCTTCGCCGGAACGATCACCATGATCTCGCTCATGGATCTGAGCCTGAGCGTGGACAATGTGGTGGCGGCTATCGCCCTGAGCCCAAAGGAACTGTGGCCGGTCTATGTGGGTGTGACCATCGGCATCATCGCGCTGCGGCTGGTAGCGGGCGTGGCGATCAAAATGATCGCCAAATATCCGGTGCTGGAGCACACAGCGTTCATCCTGATCGGCTATGTCGGACTGCTACTGCTTTCAGAACTGCACTTTCATGCCTTTTTTGAAACACTCGGCCCCCTGAAAGTGAAAATAATGAAGTTCGCGGGCATCATCCTCATCACGGTGCTGACCATCGCATGGTCGCGGGTGGAAGTGCTGCAGAAGGTGCTCAATCCCATCCTTCGCGTGCTACTGCTGCCGATGAATGTGGTCGCCGCCTTGATTGGGGCGGTCATCGTCGCCATCACCTGGCCGTTCAGATGGATTTGGATGACGGTGAGGAAATAATCCGCGCCTTACATTCTCCTTACAACCTGCTCACAAGCTGCTGACTCATTCATTCCGGCCTGTGACAGGATAGCGGCAGATCAACGTAACGTGACTGAGGTCACTGAACGATAGATCAAACATTTCTCCAAATGGTGGTTGTCCTTCTGGCTGTTGGAAACACCCGTGAATCGCCGGGGCGGAACTCAAAAGTCCGCCCCGGCTTCTTTTATGGATTTTATAAATTTTGGATGACCAAATAGATGGCGGGGCTAAATTATGCGCTACGCGCATGCTTCAACGTCGCTCCACGATCCTGTTCATCATTCTGGTGATCCTGCCACTGGCCCTGCTGGCCTGGCTGGGAACATACCTCATCCGCGATGCGGAAAAACGCACGGACGCCTCGATGCAAGCCATTCTGGCTGAGCGTCTCAGCTCTGCAGATCACCACCTCCTGCATGACATGCGGCAGCTTACTGACCGCCTCGATACGTGGGGGGCGCAAAGCATCGGCTCAGCCCGCCTGATGTCCCAACGTCTGGCCACCCATCCGTGGGTCGCCCAAACTTGGTCTGTGGCAGGTGACACCTCCCCCGTCGAGTCATTTGAAGGCAGGGCCACCTATCGCCCAAATCAAAGCTTCAACGCCGGGGACCGAATCAAAGCCATTCTCGAATCGACCCAGAACCCCGACAGCATGCCGCAATTCGTCTCCGCGCTAGAGGATGGCGGCCCGCCATTTCAACGCATTCATGTTTCGGGACCGCTGACACCGGCCCAGCAACGCTCCTCTCAATGGATGACCTACCTGAAAATGTACGGCTATCACATTGATGACAGGCCCGTGCTGTCCGAAACACCTTTCACTTGGAGTGGCTGGCATGTGGGTGACTCCATGTTCATCTACTGGCATCGTTTTGCCGATGGCAGCCTCAGTTGCGCCATGATGAATCCGCGCTTGCTGATGAATTCCTTGTTCCAACGCCTGCCTCAACCCGGACTGGCCGTTCCTCCCGGCCGAATGATGCTCACCACAGTCAAAGGCATACCATTGCACCAATGGGGCAAGAAACTGCCTGGTTCCGAAGATACTCCCGCGGCGCACCGCGCCTGCTCTGAGCCTCTTTCGCAATGGGAGATGGCCTACACGCCGGCGAACGAGGAATTTCCCAAACCCTACCTCTTCCCGATCCTTCTCGGCGTCAGTTCAGGCATCGTGCTCGTCTTTGTCGTCGGCTGGCTCTATTTCCACGAAAGCGCACGTGAAATCCGCGTCGCCCAGCAGCGAGTGACCTTCGTCAATCAAATCTCCCATGAACTGAAAACGCCCCTCACCAACATCCGCCTCTACGCCGAAATGGCCTCCCATCGGGCCGAATCTCAGGGCGATACCATTGCCAAGCGCCAGCTCAGCGTCGTGGAGGCCGAAACCTCGCGACTCGATCGCCTCATCCAAAACGTCCTCAACTACGCCCGCCAGCAGCGTGACAAGCTCACCGTACAGCCCAAGCCGCTCGCGCTGGATCAAATTGTCTCGCGCATTGTCGAATTCTGGAAGCCGTTGCTCGAAAACAAAGGCTTCGAAATCGTCTCCACGCTCAACGGCCCGGACACGATCAATGCCGATCCCGACGCCATCGAGCAGATCCTCGGCAATCTCATTTCCAACGTGGACAAATACGCCAACGCCGGAAAGTGGATCAGCATCCGCACCGAGCATGACGCACGCAGCGCACGCATCATCGTCGAGGACCACGGCCCTGGCATCCCCGCCGGCAAGCGCCGCACGGTTTTCGAGCCCTTTGAGCGCCTCCGCTCCGACCTTGCCGAAGGTGTCAGCGGCACAGGCATTGGATTGACCATCTCGCGCGAACTGGCACAATTGCACGGCGGCACGCTCGCCGTCTGCCCCAATTATCGCGACGGCGCGCGCTTCATCCTCACCCTCCCCAACCACTCATGACTAAAATACTCATCGCCGAAGACGACGACCACACGCGCGATGCCCTGCGCGAGGTCCTCACCATGGAAGGCTACGAAGTCATCCCCGCCAGCGACGGCCTGCAGGCCGTGGACTTTTTCCGCGCTGAAAGTCCCGACTTCGTCTGCCTCGACGTCATGATGCCCGGCCTCAATGGCTACGAGGTCTGCAAGCAGATCCGCCGTCAGGATGAAAAAGTCCCCATCCTCTTCCTCACCGCCAAGGCCGAGGAAATCGACACCGTCCTCGGCCTCGAACTCGGTGCCGACGACTACATGACCAAGCCCTTCGGCGTGAAGGAAATCATCGCCCGCATCCGCGCCATCCTGCGCCGCACCGCCTCACGCGGCGGTGGCAAGACCGACGACGATTTCACCATGGACGACCTCCGCATCGTCCCCACCGAACTGCGTGCGTATCGCGACAAGACCGAACTCGCGCTCAGCCCGCGTGACGTCAAAGTCCTGCGCCTTCTCTTCGAGCGGCGTGGCAAGGTCATCGACCGCAACACCCTCGCCGACGAAGTCTGGGGCGTTGATTACTTCCCCGAAAGCCGCGCTCTCGACCAGCACATCTCGCAGCTTCGGAAGCGCATCGAAAAAGACCCCGCCCAGCCACGCATCATCCGCACCGTACACGGCGCAGGCTATCGCTTTGAATGACGCATGATCGAATCAGCGTAAAATGACGCTTCCATTCGTCATTCTTCCCTCATTCGTCATTCATTCTCATGCTCACCTTCGACGCTCACCTCGACCTCAGCCTCAACGCCCTCGGCGGATTCAACCGCGACCTCCGCCTCCCCGCCCATGAAATCCGTCGTCGTGAGGCCGGCATGACCGGCAAAGGCCGCGCCACAGGCACCACCGCCTTCCCCGACATGCGTCGTGGCAAAGTCGGCCTCTGCGTCGCCACCCAGCTCGCCGGTTGCATGCCCGGCCCCTCGCCCATCGCCGGCTGGATGTCACCAGAACAGGCTTGGGCTGAAACACAGGGTCAGCTCTCTTGGTATCGCGCCATGGAAGAAGACGGCCAGATGCGCCAGATCACCAACTTGCGCGAACTCGATGAGATGATCACGCTTTGGAACGATGCGAGCATTCCCGACGACACCAAAGCCATCGGCTACATCCTCAGTCTCGAAGGCGCCGACTCCATCCGCACCGTCGGCCATCTCGAAAAGGCGTGGGCACAGGGTCTGCGTGCCATGGGTCCCGCGCACTACGGCGTCTGCCGTTACGCCCTCGGCCACGATCAGGTCGGCCCGCTGCGTCCTGGTGGCAAAGAACTCATACAGGAAATGGACCGCCTCGGCATGATCCTCGATGTCACTCACTTGAGCGACGAATGCTTCTGGCAGGCGCTCGACATCCATCACGGCACCGTCTGGGCCAGCCACAGCAACTGCCGCGCCCTCGTCCCCGATCCGCGCCAGTTCTCCGATGATCAAATCAAGGCTCTCATCGAACGCGGAGCCGTCATCGGCGCCGCCCTCGATGCCTGGATGATGGTCCCCGGCTGGACGCGTGGCAAAACCACCCCGCAGGAAGTCGGCCTCAAACTCGAAGTCATCTGCGACCACATCGACCACATCTGCCAGCTCGCCGGCAATGCCAATCACAGCGGCATCGGCACCGACCTCGACGGCGGCTACGGCACCGAGCAAACCCCTGAAGATCTCGACACCATCGCCGACCTCGCCCGCATCCCCGCCATGCTCGAAAAGCGTGGCTACAAGCCCGAGGACATCGCCAACATCATGCACGGCAACTTCCTCCGCCTCATCCGCGAGGCCTGGGCTGAATAAACGTCACGGCTCACCAATGGTTGGATTCGCGACCACAGCCGCCGTGGTTTTGACCGCACGCGTTAGCACCTCACGCGGCTGTTTGCCGCTGGGCACCGGTTCGTAGGCCATGCCTTTGTAGCGCAGCGGTTTGTAGCCAAGCGCGAGCAGCGCATCGAGCGGCGCTTGTTTGAGGCCGGGCTTCCAGTAATCCGGCGCGCCGCCGGTTTCATAGTAGTAAATCCATGAGTGATCAGGCGTGGCCCAGCCGCCGCATAAGATCACATGCCGCCGTGGAATGTTCAGCACATCGCCGGGGCGCAGATCGCTCGCGCTGGGCAGTTCCGTGCAGACGGCCGGCAGTTGAGTGGTGTCATGCACACTCGGCAGCTTCAAACATCGTGACACAAAGCCCGAACAGTCCACGCCTGCGGCCCGCTCACTCACGGCGGCATTGTCGGCACGGCGCTTCTCTGGTGATGACACATCGCCACCGGCGCTGCCATTGGAAATGGCGAGATCAAATGCCGCCGGATCATCAAAACCGCCCCACTTGTAGGGGACGCCATGATTCGCCTCACCTGGAATCCACCAGCCCCGGCGTTCGTGCTCTGGTTCGTGGCTGGCATCAGGCGTGTTGACCAAAATGCCCGCCTTGTCCTTCCCATGCAGGATGTTTCTCGCAAACGGTCGCCAGGAATGATTCGTGTAGCTTTGCGCAATCGCCATCGCTTCGTCCGGTGTGACTTGAGAAGGCGCGAAAGGATCGCCTGGGATGAGCGGCGTCGCGTCGGTGGCGCTTTTCTGTTTTGAACTCGAAACGCAACCCGTCGCGAACAGCAGGATAACAAAGGAGGCGCATTTCATCAGCGCATGATGAAAGGTCTGGCGAAGTGGGTCAAACGAATGCAGGCCGGCTCTCAATTCGGCATTCCCCAATCGGTTGACCGATTCCTCCGACCTTGCAGACTGTGCCTCATGTCCTCCCGCCTCCTCTGGTGCTTCATGCTGGTCGTGTTCTCCCTGCGAACCGATGCTGCGCCAAAATCATCCGCGCGTACGGCCCTCGTCATCGGCAACGCCAAGTACGAGGCCACCGTCGGCCCGCTGCGCAACACAGACAACGATGCCAAGGCCGTGGCGAAAACACTGCGTGGCCTTGGTTTCTCTGTGATCGAGAAGCATAACGTCACGCGCGATCAATTGCTGCGCGCCGTGATGGAGTTCCGCGCCACATTGACCGATGCGGAAGTCGGCCTGTTTTACTATGCGGGTCACGGCATCGCCGTCGCAGGCTCCAACTACCTGCTGCCGATCAAATCTGGCTACACCCCCGCAGGTGCCGATGACGTGACGCTGCGCATGCTCGCAGAGACCAAGCTCTTCAACGTCGAACAGGCCGTGGCCGACATGAACGCCTCCGGCGCACGCTGCAACCTCGTCATCCTCGACGCCTGCCGTACCACCGCCGTCGCCCGCACTGGTCGCACCCGCGATGTCACCAACCCCGGCGGCCTGACCGAGATGAAACCACCCGCAGGCTCACTCATCGCCTTCGCCACCGATGCAGGGCAGACCGCACTTGATGGTGACGGCACGAATGGCCTCTACACCGAAGAACTGCTCAAACACCTGCGCACGCCGGGTTTGACCATCGAGCAGGTCTTCAAACGCACTCGTGCCGGAGTGCTGGAGCGTTCAGAAGGCGGGCAGATCCCCGCCGAATACTCACGTCTTGTCGGCGATGACATCTTCCTCGCTGGACCGGCTTCATCATCGCCACCGATGGCGGCTCCAACACCGCTGACACTCGACGACATCGCCAAACTTGCCGCCTCAGGAAAAACGAAAGACTGCATCGAAGCCTTGAAGCAATACGCACAATCTCATGACGCCGGCGATTACGCCGTTCAGCCGCTCGAAACACTGCTGGAGCAGGTGAAAGAAAACCTCAAAGACACCACCACGGCCTCTCCCAAGGTCGAAACCGCCGCCGCCACCTGCGAACTCGTGCTCGAAGCCCTGCGCGACTGCCTGCCGCCCGATCATGCGAAAAAGGCCACGCTCACCGCCAAGGCCCTCAACCGTCATGGCGACGCCCTGCTGCTTCTGGGTCGCGCGGATGATGCCCTCGACGCCTATAACGCCGCATTGCCCCTCACACCCGACGATTCCTACATCCTCTACAACCGCGCCCGCGCTCATCTCGCCCTCGGCAACATCACGGAAGCCAAAGAGGACTTCACCGCCGCTTCGAGTGCGAAATTCAATCAGCCCAAGGCTCGTAAGATGGCCGAGGAAGCACTTACAAAGCTCAAATAACCACGGTCATGCCCAAATCCTGGTCCGATAAATTCGCACATCCGCCCAAGCCGGACGTCAGCCGACTTGGGAAACCGTATGCGGGTCACGCCGAAGGCGAAAAGATGCTCATCCCGACGCCTGCCGTTGTCGCGGCGTATGTGGAGAAGATTCCAAAGGGTGAATCGCGCACGGCGCCGCAGATGCGTGAGGATCTCGCTGCGGCGCATCGGGCGGACTTCACCTGCCCTCTCACGGCGGGCATCTTCCTGCGCATCGCGGCCGAACTGGCCTGGGAGCAGCATCAAAACGGCAAGGCGCTCTCCAAGATCACACCCTTCTGGCGTGTGGTGGATGTAAAATCACCGATGGCAAAGAAGCTGGCCTGCGGCGTGGATTTCATCGCGAAGCAGCGGAGGCTGGAAGGCCTCTCTTGAACCCATTGGTGGTTCTGCGCTCACAGCACCTCTCGCTTCGTCAGATCGCGTGACTTCAAGACCTCGTACTTGGTCAGTTCGCGCCACTGGCCTTTCACGAGGTTTCCCAGCACGAGCATGCCGATCTTCACCCGCATGAGGCGCAGGACTTCGATGCCGAAGGCTTCGAGGAGACGACGGATGTGGCGGTTGCGGCCTTCGTCGAGGGTGAATTCGAGCCAGGTGTTCTTTTCGCCGGTGCGGAGGATTTTCACCTCCTTGGCGGAGAGATGCTCGCCTTCATCCTCGATGCCGTGTTTGAGCTGGGCGAGGCGTTGTTCATCCACACTGCCGCTGATCTGGACATGGTAGGTCTTGTCGAGGTGCGAGTCAGGATTCGTGATGGCGTCGGCCCAGACGTTGTCATTGGTGAACAGCAGCATGCCCTCGCTGGCCTTGTCAAGACGACCGACGGGCGAGAGATGCGGCAGTTTGGAATTCTCGAAACAGGAGAAGACGGTCTCGCGACCGAGTTCGTCCGAGGCGCTGGTGACGAGGCCGCGCGGCTTGTTCAGCATGACGTAGATGCGCGGAGCCTGATTGATGCTGACGTCGTCCATGATGATGACATCCTTTTTGAGCACCACGGGGAACTCGGGGTTCTTCCGCACCACGAGGTTCACCTTCACCTTGCCCATGCGGATCAGCTCCGTCGCCCGGCTGCGCGAGCAGAAGCCGAGCTTGGACATGGCGCGGGCGAGTCCGGTGCGAGGGGCGGGGGGCGAAGACATAACGCAGATTTAGCGCAATAGATGACATTGTGCTGAAGGAATCTCGCGGTGAATGGTAGGCTGGCCATGCGAGTTGGTAAAACAAACCCGAATGCCCGCGCTTTCAGAACCTTCATTTTGTGATGTCCCGCCGTTCCCTCCCGCTGCTTTCCTTCTTGCTCGTCTTCATGACGATGCCTGTGGCGTTTGGCGCGACGATTGACGCCATCACCTTCAATGCCGAGCCCGGAAAGCTGTTCCTGCCTGTGGAGGAGGCTGTGGAGGAACTGAAGTGGCCTCTGCTGCGAGATGACATGGGCAAAGTCTTTCAACTGAACGAAATGACCCTGCGCGCCGGCTCGCTGCGAAGCCTGACCGACGGCACGGAATTGGTGAGCACGGAGCAACTGGCCCAGGCAGGAGCGTCGGTCTCACCTCTGACCGAGGATGGCCGGGTGCGGGTCGGTGGCTTTTTTCGTGGCTTCACGTTGGTGGTGTCACCGCAGCGCGTCGAAGTCAGTCTGGCGAAACAGCAACTGCAAGGCTGGCAGGGAAATCGTCTGGTGCTGCAAACACGCGTCAGTTCCGGACGCAATGGCCGCACACCGTCGGGCGAGTTCCACGCCGGGCCTTACCGAGCCCAGATGCACCGATCCAGTCTATACGATTGGGCGCCGATGCCCTGGAGCGTGCAGATCAACCGCCATGTCTTCATTCACGGCTTCAGCAGCGTGCCCAACTACCCCGCCTCCCACGGCTGCATCCGCGTGCCGCTGACGGAAGGCAATCCGGCCAAGTTTTTCTACGAGTGGGTACTCACTGGCACGCCCGTGAGCGTGAAGCGGGACTGATCTTCACGCCCTCGGCTTCAAATCACGCTCGATGTCCTCACGATCGACGCGATTGCGCGCCTTGATCTTGTGATCGCGTTTGTTGCGTCGCTCCACGGTCATCTGGCGTTTTTTTCGCTGTTTGCGCAGTTTGGCGATCTCGTCTTCGAGCTTCAAATAGCCCTCGTAGCGCTCTGCATCGAGCTTTCCGGCCTCCACGGCGGTGCGGATGGCGCAACCGGCATCGGTGCCGTGTTTGCAGTCGTGGAATTTGCACTGCCGGGCGAGTTCCTCGATGTCTGCGAAACGTTCGCGCAGCGTGGTCTCGTTGGTCCACATCTGGACTTCTTTGATGCCAGGATTGTCGATGAGGATGCCGCCCTTCGGCAGGACGAGCAGCTCACGCGCGGTGGTGGTGTGGCGGCCTTTGCCGGTGACTTCGTTCACCTCATCGACCCACTGCCAGTCATCGCCGAGCAGCAGATTGATCATCGCCGATTTGCCGACGCCGCTGGAGCCGATGAAGGCCACGCTTTGGCCGCGCTTGAGATAATCCTTCAACACCTTGAGGCCCTTGCGCTTCTTCACGCTGGTCACATGCACGTCCGCATCGGCGTTGAGCGCACGAATTGCCTCTG
It contains:
- a CDS encoding HAMP domain-containing sensor histidine kinase, whose protein sequence is MLQRRSTILFIILVILPLALLAWLGTYLIRDAEKRTDASMQAILAERLSSADHHLLHDMRQLTDRLDTWGAQSIGSARLMSQRLATHPWVAQTWSVAGDTSPVESFEGRATYRPNQSFNAGDRIKAILESTQNPDSMPQFVSALEDGGPPFQRIHVSGPLTPAQQRSSQWMTYLKMYGYHIDDRPVLSETPFTWSGWHVGDSMFIYWHRFADGSLSCAMMNPRLLMNSLFQRLPQPGLAVPPGRMMLTTVKGIPLHQWGKKLPGSEDTPAAHRACSEPLSQWEMAYTPANEEFPKPYLFPILLGVSSGIVLVFVVGWLYFHESAREIRVAQQRVTFVNQISHELKTPLTNIRLYAEMASHRAESQGDTIAKRQLSVVEAETSRLDRLIQNVLNYARQQRDKLTVQPKPLALDQIVSRIVEFWKPLLENKGFEIVSTLNGPDTINADPDAIEQILGNLISNVDKYANAGKWISIRTEHDARSARIIVEDHGPGIPAGKRRTVFEPFERLRSDLAEGVSGTGIGLTISRELAQLHGGTLAVCPNYRDGARFILTLPNHS
- a CDS encoding heavy metal translocating P-type ATPase, yielding MSNSSPTPPDSSTWMEAVADFLLEEPAVEAIRLNPESKRVEMATLGRVDGELLQAKLTEVLRAVDARWLQKTEAVPVHSAMLEVQQKDGALVLEKPSCPTAPKFWKWRDFAWPEPDEMEQESDDEWRMLAWQAAICGVSLLAGYLAERFSSGPAWVPQSLFAIALVSGGWDAAKDAWENLLERRLDVHFLMLAVALGAVAIGAWEEGALLLFLFSTSGALEHFVMYRTHREINALTKSAPKMAHVLLPDGTTEDRGVQGLRVGDVIVVKPDELFAVDGTVISGSTAADESTLTGEAVPITKETGASIYGGTLNQWGMVQVRVDRPATQSALAKIITLIQTAQHLRAPSQRFTDRFGTRYTILTLSIVALMFFVWWLGFGIPPFENTVVSKSSFYRAMTLLVVMSPCALVLSIPSAILAAIAWGARRGVLFRGGAAIEKLAEVDVIAMDKTGTLTEGELKVAKIESFPAGRENDVLRIAVSLEANSNHPIARAITRHGQAQGIAAEKLAEFQSIAGQGLRGRTAGGLSYVGRRELVKDSALGEVLAQVPDAPLGFSEVWVLHEQIVGRVLLKDEIRAGSRAVLEQLAAEGVRTIMLTGDRRAAAIEVGEKLGIAEVRAGLHPEDKVAVIRELTQAGRKVAMVGDGVNDAPSLAAAYVSVAMGARGSDAALEQSDVVLMQDKIEKLLSARRISQRARRIIQQNLIISLGSVIVMAVASLFGIVPLTLGVLTHEGSTVVVCLNSLRLLFEKE
- a CDS encoding membrane dipeptidase codes for the protein MLTFDAHLDLSLNALGGFNRDLRLPAHEIRRREAGMTGKGRATGTTAFPDMRRGKVGLCVATQLAGCMPGPSPIAGWMSPEQAWAETQGQLSWYRAMEEDGQMRQITNLRELDEMITLWNDASIPDDTKAIGYILSLEGADSIRTVGHLEKAWAQGLRAMGPAHYGVCRYALGHDQVGPLRPGGKELIQEMDRLGMILDVTHLSDECFWQALDIHHGTVWASHSNCRALVPDPRQFSDDQIKALIERGAVIGAALDAWMMVPGWTRGKTTPQEVGLKLEVICDHIDHICQLAGNANHSGIGTDLDGGYGTEQTPEDLDTIADLARIPAMLEKRGYKPEDIANIMHGNFLRLIREAWAE
- a CDS encoding caspase family protein, whose translation is MSSRLLWCFMLVVFSLRTDAAPKSSARTALVIGNAKYEATVGPLRNTDNDAKAVAKTLRGLGFSVIEKHNVTRDQLLRAVMEFRATLTDAEVGLFYYAGHGIAVAGSNYLLPIKSGYTPAGADDVTLRMLAETKLFNVEQAVADMNASGARCNLVILDACRTTAVARTGRTRDVTNPGGLTEMKPPAGSLIAFATDAGQTALDGDGTNGLYTEELLKHLRTPGLTIEQVFKRTRAGVLERSEGGQIPAEYSRLVGDDIFLAGPASSSPPMAAPTPLTLDDIAKLAASGKTKDCIEALKQYAQSHDAGDYAVQPLETLLEQVKENLKDTTTASPKVETAAATCELVLEALRDCLPPDHAKKATLTAKALNRHGDALLLLGRADDALDAYNAALPLTPDDSYILYNRARAHLALGNITEAKEDFTAASSAKFNQPKARKMAEEALTKLK
- a CDS encoding response regulator transcription factor, translating into MTKILIAEDDDHTRDALREVLTMEGYEVIPASDGLQAVDFFRAESPDFVCLDVMMPGLNGYEVCKQIRRQDEKVPILFLTAKAEEIDTVLGLELGADDYMTKPFGVKEIIARIRAILRRTASRGGGKTDDDFTMDDLRIVPTELRAYRDKTELALSPRDVKVLRLLFERRGKVIDRNTLADEVWGVDYFPESRALDQHISQLRKRIEKDPAQPRIIRTVHGAGYRFE